DNA from Cydia pomonella isolate Wapato2018A chromosome 14, ilCydPomo1, whole genome shotgun sequence:
aaatttttatgctACCTGATTCGtcagggtttttttttgtgccaagtgatagttttataaattcttctaattTAATTGAAAGTTCAGAGATTTGAGCAATGATAGTGGTTTGATTATTAGATAATACCGATTGATTTTCGGCGACTGTTTGTATACCATTTTTAACCGTTTCTATATCAAGTTTTAAGGATTCAATCTCGTCTAGAACAGATTTTGATTGAGTTTCTGTAACTAGTACAGTCCCTTCATTTTCTTCTAATTGTTCTTGTAATGAAACTGGTCCAAAAATCAAATCTTTTTCATTTATACTTATAATTTGAAGATCATTTGCTTCAGAGGAGGCGTCTTGATGGATGTTctgcaaaaataaaacatcattATGAAGACAATTACcctaagtaaaatatattttatataggaGTAGAACAATATGCACATGCGCGGCCCTACGCTTCTCTGACAGAGGGCCTAACGCgaacgttcgacgtgttgcctctctgtcgcatttataaattcgtacataattaagtgtgatagggaggcaacacgtcgaacgtggttcgcagtaggccctcagggCAGATTCCGTGCTATGGGTTCCGGAGATTGATAAAATAACTCTATAGCCTTACCAGAGCATTAGACTGCAAAGGACGTTTTCTGGTTGGTGTGATACATTGCTTATGGTCCGTGGATTGAGTTTTGGGTAGTGGGAAGGATAAACTAGAAGTTGAGGCagcctgaaaatattattaatatataactaTGATTGAGCAACATTTTCAAATGAGTAGATAAATAAGTTTACGTCACCCTTGGCCATAAAGTAACTTTTAGCTCACGCTacgcataagaaaaaaaaaaacactaggaCCCGCGATCTCGGACTTTCTTCGTTTTACAGACTTAAGTATTAGgccacgatatatataatggatagatacatttaaatacttagatatatacaaaacacccataactctggaacaaatattcgtgatcagcacacaaataaatgccctgaccGGGATTCGAAGCCGGGACctccagcttcgtaggcagggtcactaccaactaggctacGGAGGCCGGTACTtatatgtaaatagttttttttattcattaggtataaacaaaaaaactgaaTACTTATACCATATATAAGTTGGTTGCGCACTTGCGCAGCTGCAGTGTACCggatataaaatatacattataagaaacataatttattgattattttcattttacttacttttgcCATATCGTTAAAAGTCTTATTGGGtattcttctaattttattAGGTGGTTGATTTTCCGTGTCGGTTTCAGTTTCTGAGTTGTTACTCATTATATCTATTTCGGCCTTAGCTTCATAATATGATGGAATGTttctatgtttatttttactacgTTCATTCAATAACACGCATGAATTTGCCTACaaacattttcaataaatatgtaaaataaattttacgtACTGTGTTGTTCGACCGGCAGCGATAACGCACCCTCCTTGTGCCTGAGCTCGCGGGCGACTGGCGCGGTGCGGGGCCTGTCGAGACGAGTTTACAAACACGCGTCGGCGTTTGAATGTGTGTGTAAACGATGGCGCTAGATAGTTTTAATCACTGTTCCCCGTGATCCGCTGTCCCCCCTCTTCCCCTACAAAAAAAAAGCGTTTTATTATTctctaattttaaaagtgaCAGGGCGGGACAGGCATCTGGGCGGCGGAGGGCCCAAGCATCTGTGCGGGGGAGGGCACAGGCATCTAGATGGCGGAGGGCCCAGGCATCTGTGCGGGGGCGGGCACCGGCATCTGGGCGGCGGAGGGCCCaggaattttaaaatattttgccaaAGTGGCTTGCGTGCTGGGTGGCGGCGGCGGTCGCGGCGGCGGTGTCGGTGGCAGCGATGGCGACGGCATTAAATCCACCAGTTTGGGGCGTTTTACCGGCAGCTCGGCGATATTAAAGGGATTTTTGCTCCGAGGAGCTGGAGCTGATGCCGTGGGCGTCATGGGCGATTTTTGGCTTAATTGACGATAAGACGCCACCAACTCAGCCAGAGCTGGATCGTCTTCGGCCTCGACAGCCGCCGGTAATAGTTCTGATTCTGTGCCCTCGGTCTGTGGGCTTTTCGCCATGAATTTCTTTT
Protein-coding regions in this window:
- the LOC133525261 gene encoding uncharacterized protein LOC133525261 isoform X2; this translates as MTPHKATFIKKQVAVSEVVDAIIRPERLIVQFAVASVPHVTEEDIKKYVESTVDVFPAYFLGRIYPQPVDYVKVIKDLNKVDQNKLTSTVLVQKMNLKPCKKKFMAKSPQTEGTESELLPAAVEAEDDPALAELVASYRQLSQKSPMTPTASAPAPRSKNPFNIAELPVKRPKLVDLMPSPSLPPTPPPRPPPPPSTQATLAKYFKIPGPSAAQMPVPAPAQMPGPSAI